One genomic window of Moorella glycerini includes the following:
- a CDS encoding MFS transporter: MSIGAMGGETRTYAKNKWILATVAIGAFISTFDGGVINVGLPTIASYFQSNINTVQWVTSVYLLTMSALLLIFGTMADAYGRRRIYNAGYFVITIFTLFCAFAASIGMLIFFRVLQAVGGSMVMANGMAIATENYPPEERGKNLGLLGTVVAIGSLAGPPLGGLVIGWMGWRAVFFLTFLVALAGFLASAVTIPRDRRLKERLNFDYIGALAVIIAIVTFIYGFSNANVYGWTSPIILCSIILFVASSLFLIFYERRRANAILDFQLFNNWTFTSSIITALVSFITMYSPTVLIPFFYQKVLGFTPQKAGFLMMAFPAAMAITASFSGWLSDKIGYVLLTTTGLVLNGLALVALANISLQTPLALIIIYIAAMGASLGMFQSPNNSCVMGSVPKNKLGAATGISQLIKNLGMVIGITFSVAIFSSRMASMSVEYNLAFVKSMGFVYYLAAVLSFAGAVISSRRGK, translated from the coding sequence ATGTCCATCGGAGCTATGGGCGGTGAAACCAGGACTTATGCTAAAAATAAATGGATCCTGGCCACGGTGGCCATCGGCGCCTTTATTTCCACTTTTGACGGCGGCGTGATTAATGTCGGGCTGCCGACCATCGCCAGCTATTTTCAGAGTAATATCAATACCGTCCAATGGGTTACCTCCGTCTACCTGTTGACTATGTCTGCCCTGCTCTTGATCTTCGGCACCATGGCCGACGCTTACGGCCGCCGCCGTATTTATAACGCCGGTTACTTTGTCATCACCATTTTCACCCTCTTTTGCGCTTTTGCCGCCAGTATCGGGATGCTCATTTTTTTCCGAGTCTTACAGGCTGTGGGCGGGTCGATGGTCATGGCCAACGGCATGGCGATAGCGACAGAAAATTACCCACCAGAAGAGCGCGGTAAAAACCTGGGGTTATTAGGTACTGTAGTGGCCATCGGCAGCCTAGCCGGGCCGCCCCTGGGAGGTTTAGTGATCGGCTGGATGGGCTGGCGGGCCGTCTTCTTTTTAACTTTCCTGGTAGCCCTGGCCGGCTTCCTGGCCTCGGCGGTAACAATACCCCGGGATAGGCGCTTAAAAGAAAGATTGAACTTCGATTATATCGGGGCCCTGGCCGTCATTATCGCCATTGTAACCTTCATTTACGGTTTTTCCAATGCCAATGTTTACGGATGGACCAGTCCCATAATTCTTTGTAGCATTATCCTCTTTGTAGCCAGCAGCCTGTTTTTGATTTTTTACGAACGCCGCCGCGCCAATGCCATACTCGATTTCCAGCTCTTTAACAACTGGACCTTTACCTCGTCGATCATAACCGCCCTGGTATCTTTTATTACCATGTACTCTCCGACTGTTTTGATACCCTTTTTCTATCAGAAAGTGTTGGGCTTTACTCCCCAGAAAGCCGGTTTCTTAATGATGGCTTTCCCGGCGGCCATGGCCATTACCGCCTCTTTCAGCGGCTGGCTTTCCGATAAAATCGGTTATGTCCTCTTGACCACCACCGGGCTGGTATTGAACGGCCTGGCCCTGGTTGCCCTGGCCAACATCAGCCTGCAAACGCCCTTAGCTTTGATAATCATTTATATCGCCGCTATGGGCGCCTCCCTGGGGATGTTCCAATCCCCGAACAATAGCTGCGTTATGGGTAGTGTACCCAAGAACAAGCTTGGTGCCGCCACGGGTATCAGCCAGTTAATCAAGAATTTAGGTATGGTTATCGGTATTACTTTTTCCGTTGCCATCTTTAGCTCGCGAATGGCCAGCATGTCCGTTGAATACAACCTGGCGTTTGTCAAGAGTATGGGCTTTGTCTATTACTTGGCAGCCGTTTTAAGTTTTGCCGGGGCCGTTATTTCCTCCCGGCGTGGTAAATAA
- a CDS encoding IS1634 family transposase has product MFPRIITTRRGGHTYHYLVLVESYREKGKVKQRQVGHLGNIDQYSQEEIQRLINKLREFLKEDELGTVKDLQTFGTKHYGIPYVVNFFWERLDLDAFFKNYLQNRQVEMDVALCTKIMILNRLIAPKSKLGVSQWLRQIYLPELEEKQPELHHFYRTLDVLEEMKDYLERHLYNRLTDLLSYQLNLVFYDLTSSYFEGTHCPLARFGYSRDHRPDCRQINIGLLVTPEGMPIAHQVFEGNIPDKVTVAGAIEQLKQKFAIKSCIFVGDRGMLTSHNLEELKEANFRYILGFHKRGREVSDELLARYQNLEEYQLIDGDNPLFYVEVPPEQVQAPPKENLVEGEEEEKENFEPPVRYILCHNPLKAQEDYEFRVKAIEEARIKLQELKDRLARETPRRGRKPTTKGVMLKAAAILNKKGLAPIFDITYDGKSFNFEINEPALAKEALRDGKFLIQTNADLPAEEVIAAYKNLLQVETAFRHIKDFIRLRPIYHYNESRVKGHIFICVLAYLFEKWLEVIHRRYIEDEIFKAKQIPDPESQERELRRWKVAHKSGRRILELLEEIKAVDQQFLDKRIYSITQPGQSQSELLKILGLPLPPKILTFR; this is encoded by the coding sequence TTGTTCCCCCGTATTATCACTACCAGGCGCGGCGGCCATACCTACCATTATCTGGTCCTGGTAGAATCCTACCGGGAAAAAGGCAAGGTAAAACAGCGCCAGGTTGGGCATTTAGGCAACATCGACCAGTATTCCCAGGAAGAGATACAGCGGCTTATTAATAAACTGCGGGAATTCCTTAAGGAAGATGAGCTGGGCACTGTTAAGGACCTCCAGACCTTCGGCACCAAGCATTATGGTATCCCCTATGTGGTGAATTTTTTCTGGGAGCGACTGGACCTGGACGCCTTCTTTAAAAACTATCTCCAAAATCGTCAAGTAGAGATGGATGTGGCCTTATGCACCAAGATTATGATTTTAAACCGCCTCATCGCTCCTAAAAGCAAGCTTGGAGTATCCCAATGGTTAAGGCAAATTTACCTGCCGGAACTGGAAGAGAAACAGCCTGAGTTGCATCATTTTTACCGTACTCTTGACGTCCTGGAAGAAATGAAGGATTATCTGGAACGCCACTTGTACAACCGGCTTACGGATCTCTTGAGTTATCAGCTTAACCTGGTGTTTTACGACTTGACCAGCAGCTACTTTGAAGGTACCCATTGCCCCCTGGCCAGGTTCGGTTATTCCCGCGACCACCGGCCGGACTGCCGGCAAATTAATATTGGCCTCCTGGTGACTCCGGAAGGCATGCCTATTGCCCACCAGGTATTTGAAGGTAATATACCTGATAAAGTAACCGTGGCTGGCGCCATCGAACAACTTAAGCAAAAGTTTGCCATCAAGAGCTGTATTTTCGTGGGCGACCGGGGTATGCTGACCAGTCATAATTTAGAAGAACTCAAGGAGGCTAACTTCCGTTATATCCTGGGCTTTCATAAACGCGGCCGGGAAGTGAGCGATGAACTACTGGCCAGGTACCAAAACCTCGAAGAATACCAGCTAATAGACGGCGATAACCCCCTCTTTTATGTGGAAGTACCACCAGAGCAGGTACAGGCTCCCCCTAAAGAAAACTTGGTAGAGGGAGAAGAGGAAGAAAAGGAAAACTTCGAGCCTCCGGTTCGCTATATCCTTTGCCACAATCCTCTCAAAGCCCAAGAGGATTATGAATTTCGGGTCAAAGCGATAGAAGAAGCCAGGATAAAATTGCAAGAGCTGAAAGACAGGCTGGCCCGGGAAACCCCGCGGCGGGGGCGCAAGCCTACCACAAAAGGAGTCATGCTTAAAGCAGCTGCTATCCTTAACAAGAAGGGCCTTGCTCCAATTTTTGATATTACTTATGACGGCAAGTCTTTCAACTTTGAAATTAATGAGCCGGCTCTGGCTAAAGAGGCTTTGCGGGACGGCAAATTTTTAATCCAGACTAATGCTGACCTGCCAGCTGAGGAGGTAATTGCCGCCTATAAAAACCTGCTCCAGGTAGAAACCGCCTTTCGCCATATCAAGGACTTCATTCGCTTGAGGCCTATCTACCACTACAACGAAAGTCGGGTTAAGGGACACATCTTTATATGTGTGCTGGCTTATCTCTTTGAAAAATGGCTGGAGGTGATACATCGCCGATATATTGAAGATGAGATTTTTAAGGCGAAACAAATCCCTGATCCTGAAAGTCAAGAAAGAGAGTTACGCCGCTGGAAGGTTGCCCATAAAAGCGGCCGCCGTATCCTGGAATTATTAGAAGAGATAAAGGCTGTTGACCAGCAGTTTCTTGATAAGCGGATTTATAGTATCACCCAGCCCGGACAAAGCCAGAGTGAATTGTTAAAAATTTTGGGCCTTCCACTTCCACCTAAAATTTTAACCTTCAGGTAG
- a CDS encoding 4Fe-4S dicluster domain-containing protein, protein MAENTFMGVPREKITWAPVIDYTRCNYCLECAKFCPHKVYEMREEEPRLIVANPTNCVVFCRACAKTCGPDAISFPEKSQVLEAIKALRQDEGGK, encoded by the coding sequence ATGGCTGAAAACACCTTTATGGGCGTGCCGCGGGAAAAGATTACCTGGGCGCCGGTGATTGATTATACCAGGTGCAACTACTGCCTGGAGTGCGCTAAATTCTGTCCCCATAAGGTATATGAAATGCGGGAGGAAGAGCCCCGGCTTATCGTGGCTAATCCCACAAACTGCGTCGTCTTTTGCCGCGCCTGCGCCAAGACCTGCGGGCCGGATGCCATTTCCTTTCCCGAGAAATCCCAGGTCCTGGAAGCAATCAAGGCCCTGCGCCAGGACGAAGGGGGTAAATAG
- a CDS encoding putative zinc-binding protein, with amino-acid sequence MAAKYVILPCNGLDKEAGCLARELALKMAAATGSEIICPVLYQTAPSRYAPLLREGSLVVIDGCATRCASRIAANNDLKIYRKITMAEEAKKRDYNPGPDWRVGAGAAAFVEDVWRSWQPVLREQEAGRAPGENAGLFAGPLEYAIHRHDKFIFRVPLEGFYFNENDCWVQVQGNRGRVGISDYLQQNLSDITFVTPPDPGTEVEQFGEMGTIESAKAVYELVSPVTGRVVAINEAILEAPELINENPYEKGWIAELELTNFEADREFLLDGRRYLEVLKEKVADFNAGK; translated from the coding sequence ATGGCTGCAAAGTATGTTATCTTGCCCTGTAACGGCCTGGATAAAGAAGCCGGCTGCCTGGCCCGGGAACTGGCCCTGAAAATGGCGGCGGCCACCGGGAGCGAGATTATCTGCCCGGTGCTTTACCAGACGGCGCCGTCCCGTTATGCTCCTCTTCTCCGGGAAGGCAGCCTGGTGGTCATCGACGGCTGCGCCACCCGTTGCGCCAGCCGGATCGCCGCCAACAACGACCTGAAGATATATCGCAAGATAACCATGGCCGAAGAAGCTAAAAAGAGGGATTATAACCCCGGCCCGGACTGGCGGGTGGGGGCAGGGGCGGCGGCCTTCGTGGAGGATGTCTGGCGGTCCTGGCAGCCTGTACTCAGGGAACAGGAAGCCGGCCGGGCGCCGGGAGAAAACGCCGGCCTTTTTGCCGGCCCGCTGGAATACGCCATCCATCGCCACGATAAGTTTATCTTCCGGGTACCCCTGGAAGGCTTTTACTTCAACGAGAACGACTGCTGGGTCCAGGTCCAGGGGAACAGGGGCCGCGTAGGCATCAGCGACTACCTGCAGCAAAACCTTTCCGATATTACCTTTGTCACGCCCCCTGATCCGGGTACGGAAGTGGAGCAATTCGGCGAGATGGGTACCATCGAGTCGGCCAAAGCGGTTTATGAACTGGTTTCCCCGGTTACCGGCAGGGTGGTAGCCATTAATGAAGCCATCCTGGAGGCGCCGGAACTCATCAATGAAAACCCTTATGAAAAGGGCTGGATTGCCGAACTGGAACTGACCAACTTTGAGGCTGACCGCGAATTTTTATTGGACGGGCGGCGCTATCTGGAAGTTTTAAAGGAAAAGGTGGCTGATTTTAATGCCGGAAAATAA
- a CDS encoding putative zinc-binding protein produces the protein MPENNSRKVYVIPCSGIGKMYGLLGREAVLKTVKELRPDKAATMCLALLVYGDNEARKEIAGARCITVDGCPKLCAAKNVEHAGGRVVEMVRAVDAFRNHRGVDAGTAAHLTAAGWQIAEELAADLAAKVDRWYDAGEE, from the coding sequence ATGCCGGAAAATAACTCCCGCAAAGTTTACGTGATCCCCTGCAGCGGTATCGGCAAGATGTACGGCCTCCTGGGCCGGGAAGCAGTACTGAAGACTGTAAAAGAGCTGCGGCCCGATAAAGCGGCGACCATGTGCCTGGCCCTTCTGGTTTATGGCGACAATGAGGCCAGGAAGGAGATCGCCGGCGCCAGGTGCATTACCGTGGACGGCTGCCCGAAACTCTGCGCGGCCAAGAATGTCGAGCACGCCGGCGGCCGGGTGGTGGAAATGGTCCGCGCCGTGGACGCTTTCCGCAACCACCGGGGCGTTGATGCCGGGACGGCCGCCCACCTGACGGCGGCAGGGTGGCAGATCGCCGAGGAGCTGGCCGCCGACCTGGCCGCTAAAGTCGACCGCTGGTATGACGCCGGAGAAGAGTAA
- a CDS encoding putative zinc-binding protein codes for MSEEGKISIGLISCSGEACPGGTISRLATQKVLRSIRPGYNFVTICLPLFMAGGEEERHFARHYPTITIDGCEKCCALKATEVLSGPVSGKVVVTDLIAGEKLGEGTLATRELTAEQKAMVDQVAAAILEQVDKINREG; via the coding sequence ATGAGCGAAGAAGGAAAAATATCCATCGGCCTGATCTCCTGCAGCGGTGAGGCCTGCCCCGGGGGAACCATTTCCCGCCTGGCCACCCAGAAGGTGCTGCGGTCCATCAGGCCGGGCTATAATTTCGTAACCATTTGCCTGCCCCTGTTTATGGCCGGCGGCGAGGAAGAGCGCCATTTTGCCCGCCATTATCCCACTATTACTATTGACGGTTGTGAAAAGTGTTGCGCCCTCAAAGCTACGGAGGTCTTAAGCGGGCCGGTTAGCGGCAAGGTGGTGGTTACGGACCTCATTGCCGGCGAAAAGCTCGGTGAGGGGACGTTAGCCACCCGGGAGCTTACAGCAGAGCAAAAAGCCATGGTCGACCAGGTAGCGGCAGCTATCCTGGAGCAGGTCGATAAAATTAACCGGGAGGGGTAA
- a CDS encoding aminotransferase class V-fold PLP-dependent enzyme — protein MAIYLDNAATTFPKPPAVWQAMEQFMKNIGASAGRGGYRRALAAEEIVFQCRRLLGKLFNINDATRIIFTANATEAINLVLKGWLNPGDHVITTAMEHNAVWRCLKTLEKERGISITAVPCREDGELLMPELDAAFREETRLLACTHASNVTGTVMPVEAITAAAHRHGVPVLLDAAQTAGVYPLDVRELDIDFLAFTGHKGLLGPMGTGGLYIRPGFDLRPLKEGGTGSVSRLEYMPENLPDRFEAGTLNVVGIAGLKAAVEYILNQGISRIRSHEEVLTARMLTGLEEIPAVTVYGPRETAHKVGVVSFNLKELAPEEVAYALDEGHEIMVRVGLHCAPLAHKTIGTLERGTVRASVSYFNTAEEIDAFLTAVKEIVELTGWL, from the coding sequence GTGGCCATTTACCTGGATAACGCGGCTACCACCTTTCCCAAGCCGCCGGCGGTCTGGCAGGCCATGGAGCAATTTATGAAAAATATAGGGGCCAGCGCCGGCCGGGGCGGCTACCGCCGCGCCCTGGCGGCGGAAGAGATAGTCTTCCAGTGCCGGCGGCTACTGGGGAAGTTATTTAACATTAATGACGCCACCCGCATCATTTTTACCGCTAATGCCACCGAGGCCATCAACCTGGTCCTCAAGGGCTGGTTGAACCCCGGTGATCATGTCATTACTACGGCTATGGAGCATAATGCCGTCTGGCGGTGTTTGAAAACCCTGGAGAAGGAGCGCGGGATAAGCATTACGGCAGTGCCCTGCCGGGAAGACGGTGAACTGTTAATGCCAGAGTTGGATGCGGCCTTCCGGGAGGAAACGCGCCTGCTGGCCTGCACCCACGCCTCCAATGTTACGGGAACGGTGATGCCGGTGGAGGCAATTACGGCCGCAGCTCACCGGCACGGGGTGCCTGTTCTGCTGGACGCCGCCCAGACAGCCGGGGTCTATCCCCTCGATGTCCGGGAACTGGATATCGATTTCCTGGCCTTTACCGGTCACAAAGGCCTGCTCGGCCCCATGGGTACCGGCGGCCTCTATATACGTCCCGGTTTCGACCTGCGTCCCCTGAAGGAAGGGGGTACCGGGTCGGTGTCCCGTTTGGAGTACATGCCGGAGAATTTGCCGGATCGCTTTGAGGCCGGGACGCTGAACGTTGTCGGCATCGCCGGCCTCAAAGCCGCTGTGGAATACATCCTCAACCAGGGGATCAGCCGTATCCGTTCCCACGAGGAGGTCCTGACGGCCAGGATGCTAACCGGGTTGGAAGAGATACCCGCCGTCACCGTCTATGGCCCCCGGGAAACGGCACATAAGGTGGGCGTGGTTTCCTTTAACCTTAAAGAACTGGCCCCGGAAGAGGTGGCCTACGCCCTGGACGAGGGCCACGAAATTATGGTCCGGGTGGGACTGCACTGCGCGCCCCTGGCCCATAAAACTATCGGCACCCTGGAGCGGGGAACGGTGCGGGCCAGCGTAAGTTATTTTAATACCGCGGAAGAGATAGATGCCTTTTTAACGGCGGTCAAGGAAATTGTAGAATTAACAGGCTGGCTTTAA
- a CDS encoding sulfite exporter TauE/SafE family protein — MVYLIYLITGILSGIMGGLLGTGGCALMMPVIRFGFNFDPAIAVGTTLTAVVFTAASGAIQHIKMGNVEGETAKITGYSGVLGVIIGSVVFNYVKNYGDLIDLIIGIAFIIVSLRMLYEGLQRRPSNSTQNLPSAREIPGSPTQKSILGSIIGFLTGIIGLGGGYALVPSYLYLFKAPMKLAIGTSMASFIWMALVGAIFKLAAHTVNIPVAVALGIGAVIGAIYGAKLVARFSSNTLKFLFGLLFLYVSLKYIFIYFGIHI; from the coding sequence ATGGTATATTTAATTTATCTAATTACTGGTATCCTGTCTGGAATAATGGGTGGTCTCCTGGGAACGGGAGGTTGCGCTCTGATGATGCCGGTTATTCGCTTCGGGTTTAATTTTGATCCGGCGATTGCAGTGGGAACCACTTTAACGGCTGTTGTTTTTACGGCGGCTTCTGGAGCGATTCAGCATATTAAGATGGGTAATGTAGAAGGAGAGACTGCCAAGATTACGGGTTATAGTGGCGTGCTGGGCGTAATAATAGGTTCGGTAGTCTTTAATTACGTAAAAAACTACGGCGATCTGATCGATCTGATTATAGGTATTGCTTTTATCATAGTTTCGTTAAGGATGCTTTATGAAGGTTTGCAGCGTCGACCGTCAAATAGTACCCAAAATTTACCATCGGCCCGGGAAATACCCGGTAGCCCCACCCAAAAAAGCATTTTGGGGTCAATCATCGGATTTTTAACAGGGATCATTGGCCTTGGCGGCGGTTATGCTTTAGTGCCGTCATACTTGTATCTATTTAAGGCGCCGATGAAATTAGCTATTGGTACTTCCATGGCTTCGTTTATCTGGATGGCCCTGGTAGGCGCTATTTTTAAACTGGCGGCGCATACAGTAAATATTCCGGTCGCCGTCGCGCTGGGTATCGGCGCTGTCATAGGGGCTATCTACGGAGCCAAACTGGTAGCCAGATTTAGCTCAAACACCTTAAAATTTCTTTTCGGCTTGTTGTTTTTATATGTGTCCCTTAAATATATTTTTATCTACTTTGGTATTCATATATAA
- a CDS encoding flavodoxin family protein, whose amino-acid sequence MQLLYISGSPRSNSNTEYLLHIMREITGGKIIKLVDYKIKPCRACQDCRGKGECTISDEMQDLIIPELLQCEGIVLGTPVYFNNVSAQLKMFMDRTHCLIGLLKNKIGGAVAVGRRYGIEGAISALNGFFLKHEMIPANRGIYGFAFRQGEIDSDKQAIKSAEELAQRFIELHHLLHR is encoded by the coding sequence ATGCAATTGCTATATATATCTGGTAGCCCACGATCAAATAGTAATACAGAATATCTTTTACACATTATGCGTGAGATTACGGGCGGGAAAATAATAAAACTTGTAGATTATAAAATAAAACCTTGCCGAGCTTGCCAGGATTGCCGGGGGAAAGGTGAGTGTACAATTTCCGATGAAATGCAGGACTTAATTATTCCTGAACTTTTACAATGTGAAGGAATTGTCTTAGGAACTCCTGTTTATTTTAACAATGTCTCAGCGCAATTAAAAATGTTTATGGATCGAACCCATTGTCTCATCGGGTTGCTGAAAAATAAGATAGGTGGAGCCGTTGCAGTTGGGCGAAGATATGGGATAGAAGGCGCTATATCCGCGCTTAACGGCTTTTTTCTAAAACACGAAATGATTCCCGCAAATCGAGGGATATATGGTTTTGCTTTTCGGCAGGGTGAAATTGACAGCGATAAACAGGCGATTAAATCTGCGGAAGAACTTGCTCAACGTTTTATAGAATTACATCATTTGCTTCATAGATAA
- a CDS encoding ArsR/SmtB family transcription factor: MKGIDFMKAEFFKALAHPTRVRIINLLFYDERCVCELMNELDLEQPNVSQHLAILRKQDIVDTTKKGLQVFYRIADPHIITLMKLVEEIISDKLIINTSLTQKSNKT; encoded by the coding sequence ATGAAAGGCATTGATTTTATGAAGGCTGAGTTTTTTAAAGCCCTGGCCCATCCAACGAGAGTAAGAATAATAAATCTTTTGTTCTATGATGAGCGTTGCGTATGTGAATTAATGAATGAACTTGATTTGGAACAACCTAATGTTTCACAGCACCTGGCCATTTTACGCAAGCAAGATATCGTTGATACAACCAAAAAGGGCTTGCAGGTGTTTTATCGTATTGCTGATCCCCATATAATTACTTTAATGAAATTGGTCGAAGAAATTATTAGTGATAAACTCATTATTAATACTAGTCTAACGCAGAAGTCTAATAAAACATAG
- a CDS encoding (Fe-S)-binding protein: MFLEKIDVTKVETCLADAEKIRLQAVLSQDIEELLPYLNTVIKNAVYNHYAKNLTFMKEFRLITLYPRKLTMAKAVNMTDALQVLDWLKDLINNTHRRQKEIPPLFTKKERPTALQIYKWLPGTNCRRCGQLTCLAFAARLLAGENALADCPPLAEPENSERFNALQGLLEG, encoded by the coding sequence GTGTTTCTGGAAAAGATAGACGTCACCAAAGTGGAGACCTGCCTGGCCGATGCGGAAAAGATCCGCCTGCAGGCGGTTTTGAGCCAGGACATTGAGGAGTTATTACCCTACCTCAATACCGTGATTAAGAATGCCGTATATAACCATTACGCTAAAAACCTGACCTTTATGAAAGAGTTTCGGCTCATAACCCTTTACCCCCGCAAGCTTACCATGGCCAAAGCGGTCAATATGACGGACGCCCTCCAGGTGCTGGACTGGCTCAAGGATTTAATCAACAATACCCACCGGCGGCAAAAGGAAATCCCTCCTTTATTCACCAAAAAGGAGAGGCCCACAGCGCTGCAAATATACAAATGGCTGCCCGGGACCAATTGCCGCCGGTGCGGCCAGTTGACCTGCCTGGCTTTTGCCGCCAGGTTGCTGGCCGGTGAAAACGCCCTGGCGGATTGCCCGCCCCTGGCAGAGCCGGAAAATAGTGAACGCTTCAACGCCCTGCAGGGGTTGCTGGAAGGTTAG
- a CDS encoding cupin domain-containing protein, with protein MIELEPGGAMPACQMDNYVIFYVIKGTVIIEVNGERTILKEGQGLITVPATISMQTEQGVKIMGIQITKNQAN; from the coding sequence ATAATCGAACTCGAACCCGGAGGAGCAATGCCGGCATGCCAGATGGATAATTATGTAATCTTTTATGTGATTAAGGGCACAGTCATAATAGAAGTTAATGGGGAAAGAACAATCCTGAAAGAAGGACAGGGCCTGATAACTGTGCCCGCTACTATATCAATGCAGACGGAACAAGGGGTTAAAATTATGGGCATCCAAATAACTAAAAATCAGGCCAACTAA
- a CDS encoding permease yields MNLLNLIKTYRYFLLIILFDVVITVFHPGTGLTIFKYTAGNFAEMLAIIPPIFLLLGLLDVWVPRETIIRYLGEGSGLKGIVLSIVLGAAAAGPLYGAFPVAAVMAKKGTKYSNIIIFLCSWSTLKIPMFLFEMSALGIKFALTRWLVNIPGILAIAYIIDRLIGAEDKAEFYRRQMANP; encoded by the coding sequence GTGAACTTGCTTAACTTAATCAAGACTTACCGCTACTTTTTATTAATCATCCTCTTTGATGTGGTAATAACCGTCTTCCATCCCGGCACCGGCTTGACAATTTTTAAATACACCGCCGGTAACTTTGCCGAGATGCTCGCCATTATCCCGCCGATCTTTCTCCTCCTGGGCCTCCTAGATGTCTGGGTACCGCGGGAAACAATTATCCGCTATCTAGGTGAGGGTTCCGGGCTAAAGGGCATTGTCCTAAGCATAGTACTGGGGGCAGCCGCCGCCGGGCCCCTTTACGGCGCCTTCCCGGTGGCCGCCGTCATGGCGAAGAAAGGCACCAAATACAGCAACATTATCATTTTCCTCTGTTCCTGGTCGACTTTAAAAATCCCTATGTTTCTCTTTGAAATGTCTGCCCTGGGCATAAAGTTTGCCCTGACCCGCTGGCTGGTCAACATCCCCGGGATACTGGCGATTGCTTATATTATCGACCGCCTCATAGGAGCGGAAGACAAAGCGGAATTCTACCGGCGCCAGATGGCAAATCCTTAA
- a CDS encoding permease, whose product MFTLLLYLLALGGLLISFGKDRHKTRLALMKGWKAFTNILPDFAVVLALIGIMLTYLSPHTIAALVGKNSGFPGMLASSIVGSVTLIPGFVAFPLAKSLLDRGAGIMQMAVFVSTLMMVGVVTAPLESRYFGKKETILRNSLSYVFSFIVAMIIGMVVGA is encoded by the coding sequence ATGTTTACCCTGCTTCTTTACCTGCTGGCCCTGGGCGGGCTGTTAATTTCTTTTGGGAAAGACCGCCATAAAACCAGGCTGGCTTTAATGAAAGGCTGGAAGGCCTTTACCAACATCTTACCCGACTTTGCTGTCGTCCTAGCCCTGATAGGGATCATGCTGACTTACCTGTCACCTCATACCATTGCCGCCCTGGTGGGCAAAAACAGCGGCTTCCCGGGCATGCTGGCCAGCTCCATAGTGGGCTCCGTTACCCTTATTCCCGGGTTTGTCGCCTTTCCCCTGGCCAAATCTTTGCTCGACCGGGGCGCCGGTATCATGCAGATGGCCGTCTTTGTTTCGACCCTGATGATGGTGGGCGTCGTCACCGCTCCCCTGGAAAGCAGGTATTTCGGTAAAAAAGAAACTATCCTCCGTAATTCTTTGAGCTATGTCTTTTCCTTTATCGTGGCTATGATCATCGGGATGGTGGTGGGAGCGTGA
- a CDS encoding PadR family transcriptional regulator: MCGYEPGGHHSRCDCRGARMEGFLQPCLLLLLYEKSTHGYELMESMNRLGLWEGVPDAGAVYRNLRRLEEEGLVRSHWSTGGPGPARRRYEITPEGIDYLHDWAVTIRRNKAALETFLRRYEDIFGQDKEMEKGN; the protein is encoded by the coding sequence ATGTGCGGTTATGAACCCGGCGGGCATCACAGTCGCTGCGATTGTCGCGGCGCCCGCATGGAAGGCTTTTTGCAGCCCTGCTTATTGTTGCTGCTCTATGAGAAATCCACCCACGGTTACGAGCTGATGGAAAGCATGAACCGCCTGGGGTTATGGGAGGGCGTTCCCGATGCCGGGGCCGTTTACCGCAACTTAAGGCGCCTGGAGGAAGAAGGCCTGGTACGGTCCCACTGGTCCACCGGCGGCCCGGGACCGGCCCGCCGCCGGTATGAGATAACCCCGGAAGGGATAGATTACCTCCATGACTGGGCGGTGACCATCCGGCGCAATAAAGCCGCCCTGGAAACCTTCTTGCGGCGTTACGAAGACATTTTTGGGCAGGACAAAGAGATGGAGAAGGGGAATTAA